Genomic segment of Drosophila biarmipes strain raj3 chromosome 2L, RU_DBia_V1.1, whole genome shotgun sequence:
ATTTAACTTTCGAAGTGCCTTTTGAAGGAATCAAACCACTCCGGTttctaaaaatcaaatttcagCAATTTACTAAAATGATAAACCTTTACTAAGCCTTAAATATGGATCAAAATGTAGACAAAcgtttattcaaaattttaaaattccccAAACCTACCTTGTCATTCTGCTAAGATTGAGCAATCATTTTAAACGAtccttatatattttttatgataaagCAAGAGAAGATTATATGCAGATAAGAGTACAGTGTCTTTCATATTTAAAGGTTATgactttctatatttttacaGACTCGCGTCAACATAATGGCCACACAATTCCAATCGCTGCTGAACTCTTACGGCGAGGATGTCTCCGACAAGAGCCAGACCCTGCTGCAGATCATCACGAAGTTCGCCAGCGCCTACTGCTCCACCATCGAGGGCACGGCCCGGAACATCGAGACCACGGAGCTGTGCGGTGGAGCCCGGATCTGCTACATTTTCCACGAGACATTCGGCCGCACCCTAGACTCCATTCACCCGCTGGCGGGTCTGAGCAAAATGGACATACTCACGGCCATACGGAATGCAACAGGCCCGCGTCCGGCTCTTTTCGTGCCGGAGGTCTCGTTCGAGTTGCTGGTGAAGCGCCAGATTCGCCGACTGGAGGAACCCTCTCTGCGTTGCGTGGAACTCATTCACGAGGAGATGCAGCGCATTGTTCAGCACTGCGGCAACGAAGTGCAGCAGGAGATGTTGCGGTAAGTGGGTTCAGAGATTACTTTACAAAAGCACCTATCACCGATCCCCCCACAGCTTCCCCAAACTGCACGAGAAGATTGTGGATGTGGTCACACAGCTGCTACGTCGCCGACTGCCGCACACCAACGTGATGGTGGAGAACATTGTTGCCATCGAGCTGGCCTACATCAACACCAAGCATCCCGATTTCCACAAGGATGCCGCCCTGGTGCCCAGTCTGCTGAAATCGGACAGCGATCCCTACTCACAGATCAATCTGGGTCAGCGGCGGGCCAACACACCACGCAACCACATGTCGCCCCAGGTCTCGGCGCACAGTGCAGccccacagcagcaacagcagcagccgaatagccagccgcagcagcagtatAGTGAAGCCCATGAGCAGGTGCCAGCAGTTTGAGTATTCGTATAAGCATATTATTTGAACTATTTTCGTTTCCATTTCTAGAACCACGTCGGCGAGAACTCGACCTCCTCGATGGCCAGTACTTGGCTGTCAAACATTTTACCGCCGGCACCAACGCGTCCGGACAGCATTGAGAACTCGGCCAGCAATACGCCTGTTCACAATAACATGGTGAGCCCGGTGAAGCCAGTCAATCTGCTGCCCGATGTGCCGGCCAACCACAATCCACGTCGCCTGACTGACAAGGAGCAGAAGGATTGCGATGTCATCGGTTGGTTATTAGCTACTTATCCACTTATTTTAAAGTGTAAACTTTACATGCCTGTCTTTGCAGAACGCCTGATCAAATCGTATTTCTACATTGTGCGAAAATCCATACAAGACTCGGTACCAAAGGCCATTATGCATTTCTTGGTTAACTACGTTAAGGACAACTTGCAGAGCGAACTGGTCACTCATCTCTATAAGTCCGATAGAGCTGAAACACTGCTGAACGAGTCGGACCACATTGCAGTGCGCCGAAAAGAGGCGGCGGATATGTTGAAGGTGAGCTCCACTATTTAGTTGATTAGCTGTTGAACgttattaaaactaaataaaactTTTCAGGCACTGACGCGGGCGAACCACATCATCAGCGAAATCCGCGAGACCCACATGTGGTAGGCAGGCTGGTCAGGGATTGGAGCAACCCGTTTCGACTTAATAATCCCCACATATAAGCAACATAAAAACCTATTTATTGAACACGCGTTTGAGCAGAACGAACTCCTTCTTTGTTGAATGTTTCCCCTTCCCGAGCACTGAAATATCATCAAATTGCATGCGAGCCTATACTTTCGGGCCTTTCATTTTAGCGTACTCCTGCATTTCAAATCGCCTGGCATTTGTCTATCATCGAGCCGCGccgctttttaatttataagaaGTTGTAGACGCCGTGATGGATTCGATTAGGTTACCCAAAGCACTTATTACACATTGAATAGTCAAATAAAGCAGAAAAGGTTGATTCAAACAAAGTGGATATGGTTTTTGTATGGCATTTTCATTCGAAGCAGATAATGGATAAGGAATGCCAGCTAAAAAGCTGACATATTTGAGTAACGTCACCGGGAGATGATTAGTTTTGAAATTCGATTAGATAAGCCAATATGTTGTTACGCACCTATAGCTTCTTAGTCCAAGGAATACaaagtttggaattttaatttatgtattCCTAATATCCCTTTAAGCACTATTTACACCTAGACAGAATCAATTTCAAGATTGTTCTACATTAAGGGGTGGCTCGAGCGACCCCTCTAAATGAAATCACTGCCACTCACCTTTcgtaataaaaactttaatacttgGATATCAGTTTAAATCTAATTTGGAAAACGTCATTTGTATTGCGGCAAAGAAACAGAAGAGGGTTTCAGCTGGGGCGTGGCATATCCCGAAGAAGATGAGGATGTGGTGTCCAGTGCTCCATTCCTGCGTTGATTAAATGCTCCGCGATGCGTGGTGTGAATCTGTGTGTTGGGGCAGGGAACACTTAAGATGGTGACTCTATGACCGCCTTTGGCTATGGTAATCTCCTCTAGGCGCGATTTGTGTCGGACATGACCCGGACAATGCAGCCCACTCCGCCCTTGGCGAGGGCCTTCTCGTGCCACTGCAGCAGGTGGCCACTGGAGCCCTCCGACGGGATCTCGAATCCCCTGTATATGTACTTCATCAGCACGTCGATCAGGTCGTTCTGCTCGAGGGTATCGATGGCCTGATCCATTTGCGTGGACTTGATGGACAGCAGCACCCTCAGCGTGATGTTCAGGGCGTGGTCCTGCGATTTCCCGGGGGGAATAGAGGGATTAGTGGTGGTGGCGGATCCAACTAGGAGAAGGCACCCACCTTAACGTTCTGGTTcttgcaacgcagtggagCATTCTGCAGGGCACTCAGGAGCGCCTCCACGGATTTTCCCTGCGTCAGCAGCGTCGTAATCTCGCTCTCATCCGGCCCTGCTGCCGCGCTATCCACGCCGTCATCCTCCCGGAAGTTGTCCTCGTTGTACTGGTCAACATCGATCTTGCGGAACGCGTTGCTGGACGTGTTTTTGGCCATGTTTTCTCTCGTTTCCTAGCACTTTTCTTCCCTAAAATATGAATCACAAAGCCGATTCCGGTAAACAGATGATTGGCAGTACGGTAGCATGAAAAATACTAGAGGCAgaatatactaaaaaacaTACGGGGAATACCACACATAACAAAGTTATTTAGTTTTGTAATTAACTTATTTCTTTTCGTAAAGAAACACAActttataaaacaattttaatttattccgaatttattattaactttaaattaaattgttatattttttctttgcttGATGCTCCGGAAAAGTATTTGGGGTATTCACATTTTTAGTAATTACCAGTGTTACCAGTCTGAGACATGCCAAACATACCGATTTCCCCGAAAGGCCTACATTTCTTGCTCTTTTGGCGTGCAGTGCTGCGTGGATGTTGTTgcaaaaatattagttttctCGCAACAAATAACGATACAATACAAAATGGTGCGTGCCTAGCCGAGGATGTCCCAGCTACCCTCGAGCTGCAGGGATTTCCCTGGACTTCCAACCATTTGCGGAGTGTGAAAGTCGTGTGGGAACTCCGGGCCAAACATAACCTTAAAAGCGGTCTCAATTGttgctaaaaattttaataaattattcattCTTTTTCAGCGTCCTCTGATGCTCCAGGGCCACGAGCGTTCCATAACGCAAATCAAGTACAACCGCGAGGGTGACCTGCTCTTCTCCTGCTCCAAGGATCAGAAGCCCAATGTTTGGTACTCGCTGAACGGCGAGCGTCTGGGCACCTACGATGGCCACCAGGGTGCGGTCTGGTGCTTGGATGTGGACTGGGAGAGCCGCAAGCTCATCACCGGCGCCGGTGACATGACCACCAAGATCTGGGACGTCGAGTACGGCACAATCATCGCCTCCATTCCCGCCAAGTCGTCGGTGCGCACCAGCCACTTCAGCTTCTCGGGCAACCAGGCCGCTTACTCCACGGACAAAGCGATGGGACAGAACTGCGAGCTGTTCCTGATCGATGTGCGCAACGCCGACTCGTCGCTGTCGGAGCAGGAGCCCACGCTCCGCATCCCCATGACCGAGTCCAAGATCACCTCCATGCTGTGGGGTCCCCTGGATGAGACCATCATCACAGGTTGGCTTTCCCCTTACAATACACTATAACATCTTCTTAATATGGGTTACTTCCAGGTCACGACAACGGAAACATCGCCATCTGGGACATCCGCAAGGGCCAGAAGGTGGTCGACTCTGGATCGGATCACACTGCCGGCATCAACGACATGCAGCTGAGCAAGGATGGCACCATGTTCGTCACCGCCTCCAAGGACACCACCGCCAAGCTGTTCGACTCCGAGTCCCTCATGTGTCTGAAGACCTACAAGACGGAGCGACCTGTTAACTCGGCTGCCATCAGCCCCATCCTGGATCACGTGGTGCTGGGCGGCGGTCAGGATGCCATGGAGGTGACCACCACGTCCACAAAGGCCGGCAAGTTCGACTCGCGCTTCTTCCACCTGATCTACGAGGAGGAGTTCGCCCGACTCAAGGGCCATTTCGGCCCCATCAACAGTTTGGCCTTCCATCCGGACGGCAAGAGTTACGCCTCGGGCGGAGAAGATGGTTTCGTGCGTGTCCAGACATTCGATAGTACATACTTTGAGAACATCTTCGAGTAGTGCGCTCAGCCAGTAGTCAGTAGGAGGATCCGAGCCGGTGGACTGTAACCTAACCATTTCGCCGGCGCCATGTTCGTTTGCTTaggaaattttcaaatatacGCGAGGACGAAACGAAACGCATCGCATCgtttattttataacattCAAGGGGTCAACATGGTTATATTCGATAAAGTGGTGTCCGCCTGGTGTAGTCTAGAAAAAGGAACGCTTCTTTTGCTTCAGGACCACGGGCTGGCCCTGCATGGCAGCCCACTGGGCCGGAGTGGGCAAGCATCCGGGCGGAGGAGGCGGAATGACCACGTTACCGGTGGCATTTGTCCGCACCTCGGCGCGCGAGTCCAAGTGGAGGACCTGTGCGGCGGCGGCTCCTGCTGAAGTGCTGGGTCCAGCGAAACCGAAGCCGTTGCCATGGTGCATCCCGTAGTTGGGCTGCTGCCCGTTGAAGggcatctgctgctgctggtggctaATCATCCCGTAATACTGATTCTGGCTGGGAGGGGCAGCACCTCCCTGTGGATATCCATATCCAGCCCCAGTGCCGCCATTCCGCTTTCTTCGTAGGTTGGCGGAGGAGCTCTCTGAAAACCATTCGATTTTAGGGGATTTTTCATTATTCGACATTAATTTAGCTTATACCATGGCCATGGCATCGCCGGCATTGCGATAGTCGTATGCAGGAGCACTTCCGTCACTTGGTGGACCCGATTTTGATGGCTTCGACATgatgtatgtatttatttttattttcgtggCCCTTTGTTTACTTGCAGTTTCTCTGATTCAGGAACAGGGTTGCCAAGCACATCGAATAAGTGCAGCCTTTTATTTTCCCGCCAGATCTAGCTTTTTTTCTGagcagcatttaaaaaaaatgtagtttgcaatttttattaCGACTAAAATTATACTtagtaaaatgtttttaaaaaccatATTACCTAATTTTCGTTAAAACTGTTTGTTATACTTGCTTGTTCGTATAGCATTGACTTGAAAGACACAATTTAAACGCTGTTAACTCATAAAAGGGAATCccttaaaaattatgtttcaAAACTACACATTTTTTcagttattattaaaatatcaaaacaatTGAAGAACACTGAaattatcaatattttataaaatatacatgcAGTATGCATAGTAATACACGTTCAGTGAACACAGTTCGTATCATATGttgtaattcatttttttataattcttttttaaaaaatgtaatgttcTTCGAGtacaatacaataaaaacCTACTGGGCTAGAAGGGAAGCCCAGTGCTGTTTCCCGGCTTTTTCGTGGCGATCCGCACCGACATCGGGGATTCGCAACTGGGCTGCTTGTACTGGCGCCGTTTGATGAGGTCCCTCTGAATGGAACTGCCCAGTTTGCGAACCGGAACCGCCGTAATCCCGTCCAGCAAATTCTCGTGGGCGTGCTTCAGCGTGCTCTCGATGAGCTGCTCCACGCCGATGGCTCGAGGGTCCACCATCGGCTCACGCTCCAGTACGTCCACGATCATGCGTAGAGTTTCGTCGGACTGGAACTCCTCCAAGGGCAGCACCTCGATGAGCTCCTTGAACATGTGCGCCACAATAAAGTGCGTGCGATTAACCACATCGGCATCGCCCAGGTGGATATGGGCGCACAGCGAGTCCTTGGCGTGGTCGAAGATTCCGGAAATGAGTTCCTCGGTGTTTATATCCGAGCGTTCGTAGTCGAACACGGCCACCACCTCGTTGAAGAGCTTGCGGAGCTCCTCGCCGCTGATGTGGATGAAGTACTTCTTGGGCACAATCGTCTGCAGGTGCTCCGTGATGCACTCGGCTATGCGATCCGTGTAGCGACCCTTGAATATAGTCGGGGGTAAGATTAAATAACGATTTTATAAGGAAATCCAATTACCTGGAAACTGTAGGCGGCCTGGCACAGATAGAGTGAAGATCGCAGGGCAAACTTGCGCACATTCTCCGGAGTGGTGCTCTTGCCAAAGAAGCGATTGAAGCTCTTCTGAACTATGGTCTGAACGCGATCCATGATGAACTCATCGGGCATTGGTGGCAGCATATAGGCATCCACATTGAGGATGGCCGGGCACACCATCACATCGTCGTTGGGCAGAATTTCGCTGGTCACCTGAGGCTGCGCATTGGGATCCGTCTCAAACTCGTAATTGATCTGCAGAGGCTTGGACTTGAGCCTAAGGGCACAGATCTCCCGCTCCAGGCActgttaaaaatgaaaatttaaggATCTGGGAGGCAACAACCTAGAAAGTACCCACTTCGATCTGCTCCAGCAAAGATTTCTCAATGCCCCTTAGCTTCTCAATATCATAGGACAGATTCAGGGCATTCGGATTGCTCCACTTGGCATAGTTGCGGTTCTGAATGTCCAGCAAAGTGCGGAGGATGTTGTTCTCTTCACGGAGCACGGTCATAATGTTAACCTTTTCGGTATTGTTTTGGGTCTCCAGGACCAGTTCCTCCTCGCAGCGAGCGAGTTCTTTCTATAACGAAAGGTTAGGATATTATTTTTACCATGATGATATTTATTTAGACTACATTACCTGCTTCTCCAACAGTTCCTTTTCGAGGGCCGACAGCTCATCCTCCGCGTTGGTTTCCAGCTCAAAGATGTAGCGCCTCAGGACCTCCTCCTCCAACTCATCCAGATTGACTATGATGCCGAATTTCTTCATCATGGCCTGTCGGATCTCCTCCTCCAGGCGAGTTATTTCGAACCTCATGAACTTTATGTCCGTGTTCATGCGCCTCAAGTGAATAAAGTTGATGCGATGCCAGCGCTTGGTGGCCAGCGTCTCCTCACTCAGTTGATCCGCCCGGCGGCGCAGATCCACCAGCATATCGGCGTCGAAGAGAATGGCTTTGGACAGGTCCCGGTAGTCGTCGCCCTCATAAAAATGCTGCAGTTGGTCCATACGCAGGATGGCGCTGATGTGAACCTTGTTGACCTCCTGCTGGCGATTGCGCTGGATGGAGAGATACATAAATTACTAGATATACAAAAATCCCCTGTAGAATTACAAACCCGAAACTGCAACAAGGCATTCTTCTCGCGCTGGTAGACTTCCTCGTGAAACTTCATCTTGATCTGCATCTCAGCGATCTCCTTGCGCTTGTTCTCCACATCCCGCTGAAGATCCCGCACATTTCGCTCCAGCTCGTGGCGATCGGAACGCATGGCGAAAGCCAGGTCGTAGAGGGATCGATCCAGGCCCGTGGGACACGTGGCCTCGTCCAGGCGGATGGTGGTCATGTCCAGAGAGTCGAGACTCTTGTTGTCCGCCTGCTCATCCTCGCTAGAGGACGaagacgaggaggaggaggaagacgACTCGTCGTCTCCCCTGGCTACCTTCGGCGGACGCCACTTCTTCTTGAAAATGCGTCGCAGGAAGTCAAAGAACTTGTGACCCTTAACCGTGGTCGAGAAGAGCACCTGGACAGCAATGATCTGCTCGCCCAGCTTGTCGATGTTCCGCCTCAGCTCGTCCAACTGTCTGTTGGTGGTATTGATGACAACCTGCAGCTCGTTGCGGGTGCTCATAGCCGTCTTGGCGTTGAGAAGCAGCTGCGTCTCTATCTCCTCGCTGTCGCGCAGGATATACAGCTCCTGGTTGAGACTGTTCATGTAAGAGTTCATGAACTCGGCATCCAGTTTAACATGGAAGCGCCGCACTTGGAGCTTTTCTAGAGCCTTGTCAAATTGCCGCACTTCTTCATCCACCTCCGAATGGATCTCAGCCTGCTCCAAAAGGAGCTGGCGGAGCCATCGATGGCGCGTCTCCATCATGTAGGGCACCTCGCCATCCTCATTCGTCTCATAGTAGGCCGGATCACTGATGGGCGGCAGTTTTAGTAGCTCCTCGGTCAGCTCGGCATTGGGAAGACTCTTCTCCAGCGTTGAGATCTGCAGCATATTGAAGGCGGCGTATTCGTGCAATTCTGGCACATCCAATCCGTGCATGCTGAAGAGGCTCACACTGACCATCGACTTCTGTGGCGAACGCATGGCGATCACCTGAGAATATGTGATTATTACATGATTAagatacaattattatttaattatgttCTGTAACCAACCTGCTGCACAGAGCGCTCCAGGGTGAGGATGTCGTCGATCTCCACGCCACAGCCGGGCGTAAAGTGCTCGATGAGATTTAGTTCTGGGTACTCCAGGTCCATATCCGTTTCCTGCATCGGTTCCAAGGGCCGGCGATCCGGCTCGGGCAGGTAGCTATGGATCACTGCCAGACGCTTCCTCTTTGCGTTGATGAACTGTTCCAGTTCACCCTTGCGCTCGCGCAGATCCAGCACCATCAGGTTGAAGGCGTCCACCATCGCAAAGTACTGCTCGCGACACTCCACGACCTCTATGTACTTTTGTGTTAGCGTCTCCGTGGACTTGGGCTCATAGTCTGATCCAATCTTGAGCTTGAAGTCACCCAGGTTGCGCTTGGCCTCCTCGATTTGGGCGTCGTCATCCGGATGGTTGCGATTGGGATCTGGCTTCTGACGCTCCAGCTTGTCCCAGTCGAAGATGCGGCGCACCTCGAAGAGCTGACGCTTCCGGTAGCGAACCAGGAGGCGCATCATCTTCCTGCTGAAGCGCGGTTCGATGCTCTTGGGATCCCGGCCAAAGAAAAATGATTCCGGCGGAGGTTCTCCAATGGATTCGTCGGATCTCTCGGCTACCACCAGGTCGTGGAGTCTATAATGGAATTCAATTAGTTATTAGCGGGATTTAGAATCAGCTTGTTTAACAAATCTTATATATAAGGTATTATAATCTTGTGCCCTAGTTAGTGAATTGAGAATATGGGTGCAGGTGCTCAAAAGTGCAATAAAATATAGGGCTTACACTTCTGGTTGTTCTGGAACCCGATCCTCTCTATAAAGGCTGCTTGTCATGGATTATATAGATAATTTTGTTTGTGTGGAGTTTTTTGTATCAAGATGAGATCCCTGAAATGCCCCACTTACCCCATGTCGTGCTCCTGTTTCAAACGCTCCTCTATGTCCCTCTTAATCTGCTCATGTTCCTCTCCCAGATCCTGGAGGCGAAACGTGGAAACACCCGGTACCTTGgcacttaaaatataaatgtggGTACCATATAAATGTGTATTAACGACTCCATTTACTTACCGCAAGGGATTGACGGTAAAGGGGATTCGGACCAACTCCTTAAGGAAATGGTTGTACAGCTTCGTATGTCCCACCTGAGCAAATTCCAGGTCGTAGGCCAGATCCTCCCGAACATCATCCAACTCCGCCTGCAGTTCATCCCTAATCTGTCGTGTGATGCGTTCGTCCAGCAGCAAATCCGTGTCCTTGGCCCGCAAACCCGGCGGCAGCTCCTCGTTGAGCCTGATGATGTCGAAGTAGACGTTCTGCAGCAATCCGATCTTGCTCAGGACATCGCGATCATGcgcctccgccgcctcctGTTGGCGCCGCAGCTCCGCGTTGATCTTCTCCTGCTCCAGGGATGGTGCATCATCTTCGATGTCCTGAACATGGCTTACTCCCTCCGGCAGGGGTGGCAGCTTATCCCGCCGCTTGTTCCTAACCATCTTCGGGCCTCTCCACTGGTGGAGGAACATGTTGCCATCGTAACCAACAGTGAGAATGTGGTCACCGTTGTAGCTGGTATCGATTTTGGGAATGACGCCCTTCAGGGCATCGTGCATCGGGTAGATGCGGTACTCGGAGAGGTCCGTAAAGTTGTCCGGATTGATGCGGTTGATTCGCAAGCGACCGTTGACGAGGCCAAAGATAATGTAGTCATCACTGGGGAAGAAGTAACGAGCATATAGATGAGATTGGATATTATAGTAAAAACCATTTTCGGTCTTCCctagaaattcttaaaatgttGTCCAAGAGTTATTTAcatgtataaaaatagataGAAGAAAACTCACATAATGCAGTAGGAATGTATCTCGATATCGTCCCCATCCGCTATGATGGTGGCGCGAGTGGGTTCTGGCGCATCGAACTCCAGCTCATAGATGTACCCCGCATCGTAGCCCGCCATGGACACCCAGATGGTATCCCTTATTGTGTAGCGCAGCCAGATGATGGGGTTGGGCACGGCCGGAATGTGAAGaggctcctcctcctcatccggTTCGGAATCGGCCAGCGCCGACTCCATGTCGATCTGCAGGCCGGGATTGGCCTTCTTCAGCTTCTCGACCTCGTTCATCTTGCGCTCCCGCTTACGTTCCTTGCGCTTCTTCACGTTCTCCCGGTGGATTTCCCGACGGATACGGCTTTTGATCGAAACGAATTTTGTGCTGCGCATGCGGGTCTTCTCTGTAATATTATAGGATAGATAGGTCTCTTCTTCGGTGACCTCAGTGCGAATATTATATTCGTACAATTCGCCACTTTTGCATCCCACCAGGACCACAGTGGGCTCGGTGTCGTGCCAGTAGAAGCAGTTGGGGATCGCTGCAAACTGCACGAATCCCAGGGGATGCAAGTCCACCAACTGATTGGCATCCCGACTCAATTTGTAGATAAATATGCTCATGTCTGCGCTGCCCGTAAGGAGCAGCGTGCTGTCCCGGTTCACGGTGAGTCTCGTGATCGGAGATGTGTGCGCCTTGATGGCTCTCACCCGCGTCATGGTTGGCCTCTCCGGATTGCTGAGGTCCAGGTACATCTGTCGCAGGATACCGTCCTTAAAGACGGCCACTATTTCGGTGCCCTTCACCGAGATCTGGGTGTCCAGCCATACCACATCCACCCCCTCCGCCGGGAACTGCTTCTCCAGTATGAGTCGCTGATCCTCGTACTGATACACAAAGAGCTTTCCGCTCTCCGACATGCAAAGGAAGTGCGGTGACACCGGGGACATCTGGGAGGTGAGTACCTTGCCACCAATGCAGGAGTAAAGTTTCCGCGGTTTTTGTGGAACGTCGTAGGTGTTGATGTCGCAGAACCAAATCCCACCGTTTCCATCCTGGGCATAGTGGGTGAAGTCCATCTCATCGAAGGGATTGATCTTCTGCATGCAACGCAGCTCCACGTCGGCAATCTTGAACTCGTAGATGGGGTCGATCTCCACGAACAAATCATCCTCGGGGGGATCGGCCAGGTCCACCGTTTCCCAGTACCAAACGCGCACGTAGCCATCCATGCCAACCGTGGTCACCTCTCCGTTCTTCATGGTGATCCTGGTTATGGGTTTCGTATGGCAGGGCTTGCGACCCTTCCGGCAGATCTCAAACTTAATGAGTCCCGCCTGCCAGAGCAGCATGTTGCCCCAGTCGCTGCCTGAGATCACGTTCTCATCCGCCAGCATGTACATGGCATAGATATCGCTGAAGTCCGTCTTGCCGAAGCGTCCCAGATCCCCCTTCAACTTCAAGCCCGTAAAGGTGTTGGCCATTTTCCAGAACTTGATGTGGCTTAGACCCGAGGAGCAGAGCAGGATGGGGTTGTGCTCCGAAAAGTGCACGAACAGGATGTCGCTCTGGAAGGACTTGGCGCGCAGGACGACCTCCGCCTTCTCCCAGCGCCAGATGGTTATGATGAAATCCGGGTAGCCGGCCTGCGAGGCGAACAACTCTCCGGTTTTGTTATAAGAGCCCGCCGTAAAACAGGCCTTGGCTGCATTCAGAAGCTTCACGCGGACCTCACACGACGGATACTCGTAGATGAAAACCGTCGGAGTAGGCCCGTTCTCGCCCACCGTAAAGAGGCCGGTGTAGTCCGGGTGCTCGTTTTTCTGAACGGACCCAAAACATTAAGTAAAAATCTAAGGATTACCGAAACAAAACTAACCGTGATAAACCCCACTCCACAGCCGTAGACCGTTTCCTGGAAAGAAATTTCCTGACGCGAAATGCTGAAGTAGTTGAGGAAGTTTCCTGAGGCAAAGACCAGCGTATCCGCATTCACCAAGACCATGTTAAAGAGCTTCTTGCAATCATAACCAAAGGAGTGTCTGAAACAGGAAAAATCTTCTATGAGTTATTCATTCAAATGTTTATACTCACTCTACGCTGATGATGTCGCGGGGGAAGGACACGTCGTGCTCAACtcccagctcctcctcctcgcccaGTAGATCAGATTCCGGCTGCGAGGTGTCCATTATATCTATCTTACAGTTTACAAAACGTTACCTTAtc
This window contains:
- the LOC108027772 gene encoding dynamin-1-like protein isoform X1, whose product is MEALIPVINKLQDVFNTVGSDSIQLPQIVVLGSQSSGKSSVIESVVGRSFLPRGTGIVTRRPLVLQLIYSPLDDRENRSAENGTSNAEEWGRFLHSKKCFTDFDDIRKEIENETERAAGSNKGICPEPINLKIFSTHVVNLTLVDLPGITKVPVGDQPEDIEAQIKDLVLKYIENPNSIILAVTAANTDMATSEALKLAKDVDPDGRRTLAVVTKLDLMDAGTDAIDILCGRVIPVKLGIIGVMNRSQKDIMDQKHIDEQMKDEAAFLQRKYPTLATRNGTPYLAKTLNRLLMHHIRDCLPDLKTRVNIMATQFQSLLNSYGEDVSDKSQTLLQIITKFASAYCSTIEGTARNIETTELCGGARICYIFHETFGRTLDSIHPLAGLSKMDILTAIRNATGPRPALFVPEVSFELLVKRQIRRLEEPSLRCVELIHEEMQRIVQHCGNEVQQEMLRFPKLHEKIVDVVTQLLRRRLPHTNVMVENIVAIELAYINTKHPDFHKDAALVPSLLKSDSDPYSQINLGQRRANTPRNHMSPQVSAHSAAPQQQQQQPNSQPQQQYSEAHEQNHVGENSTSSMASTWLSNILPPAPTRPDSIENSASNTPVHNNMVSPVKPVNLLPDVPANHNPRRLTDKEQKDCDVIERLIKSYFYIVRKSIQDSVPKAIMHFLVNYVKDNLQSELVTHLYKSDRAETLLNESDHIAVRRKEAADMLKALTRANHIISEIRETHMW
- the LOC108027772 gene encoding dynamin-1-like protein isoform X2, with protein sequence MATQFQSLLNSYGEDVSDKSQTLLQIITKFASAYCSTIEGTARNIETTELCGGARICYIFHETFGRTLDSIHPLAGLSKMDILTAIRNATGPRPALFVPEVSFELLVKRQIRRLEEPSLRCVELIHEEMQRIVQHCGNEVQQEMLRFPKLHEKIVDVVTQLLRRRLPHTNVMVENIVAIELAYINTKHPDFHKDAALVPSLLKSDSDPYSQINLGQRRANTPRNHMSPQVSAHSAAPQQQQQQPNSQPQQQYSEAHEQNHVGENSTSSMASTWLSNILPPAPTRPDSIENSASNTPVHNNMVSPVKPVNLLPDVPANHNPRRLTDKEQKDCDVIERLIKSYFYIVRKSIQDSVPKAIMHFLVNYVKDNLQSELVTHLYKSDRAETLLNESDHIAVRRKEAADMLKALTRANHIISEIRETHMW
- the LOC108027776 gene encoding actin-related protein 2/3 complex subunit 5 produces the protein MAKNTSSNAFRKIDVDQYNEDNFREDDGVDSAAAGPDESEITTLLTQGKSVEALLSALQNAPLRCKNQNVKDHALNITLRVLLSIKSTQMDQAIDTLEQNDLIDVLMKYIYRGFEIPSEGSSGHLLQWHEKALAKGGVGCIVRVMSDTNRA
- the LOC108027774 gene encoding eukaryotic translation initiation factor 3 subunit I gives rise to the protein MRPLMLQGHERSITQIKYNREGDLLFSCSKDQKPNVWYSLNGERLGTYDGHQGAVWCLDVDWESRKLITGAGDMTTKIWDVEYGTIIASIPAKSSVRTSHFSFSGNQAAYSTDKAMGQNCELFLIDVRNADSSLSEQEPTLRIPMTESKITSMLWGPLDETIITGHDNGNIAIWDIRKGQKVVDSGSDHTAGINDMQLSKDGTMFVTASKDTTAKLFDSESLMCLKTYKTERPVNSAAISPILDHVVLGGGQDAMEVTTTSTKAGKFDSRFFHLIYEEEFARLKGHFGPINSLAFHPDGKSYASGGEDGFVRVQTFDSTYFENIFE
- the LOC108027775 gene encoding LOW QUALITY PROTEIN: uncharacterized protein LOC108027775 (The sequence of the model RefSeq protein was modified relative to this genomic sequence to represent the inferred CDS: inserted 1 base in 1 codon); translation: MSKPSKSGPPSDGSAPAYDYRNAGDAMAMRAPPPTYEEXRNGGTGAGYGYPQGGAAPPSQNQYYGMISHQQQQMPFNGQQPNYGMHHGNGFGFAGPSTSAGAAAAQVLHLDSRAEVRTNATGNVVIPPPPPGCLPTPAQWAAMQGQPVVLKQKKRSFF